A genomic window from Crocosphaera sp. UHCC 0190 includes:
- a CDS encoding Uma2 family endonuclease, with product MLLNYNPRHCLPSAEDLPDSDDTPVDNQLQDLIPHILQTILALIWSERQDWYFGVDMGIYYDPNEPAIVPDGFLSIGVPRIIDEDLRLSYVLWEEQKVPILALEVVSQTRRKEYTEKKDFYAEMGILYYVIYNPLRKRKPRLEVYQLNNGNYELLPGEIIWLSELNLGIGKEIGTYQGIKREWLYWYDQDGKRYLTPEERALQAQERTKKLEEKLRSLGVDPDQL from the coding sequence ATGCTATTAAACTATAATCCTCGCCATTGTCTTCCTTCTGCTGAAGATTTACCCGATTCTGATGATACTCCTGTGGATAATCAATTACAAGACTTAATTCCTCATATTCTTCAAACTATTCTTGCCTTAATTTGGTCAGAAAGACAAGATTGGTATTTTGGGGTTGATATGGGAATCTATTATGATCCGAATGAACCTGCCATTGTCCCTGATGGGTTTTTAAGTATTGGTGTTCCCCGCATTATTGATGAAGATTTACGCTTATCTTATGTCTTATGGGAAGAACAGAAAGTTCCTATTTTAGCTTTAGAAGTTGTTTCCCAAACAAGACGTAAAGAATATACAGAAAAAAAAGATTTTTATGCCGAGATGGGAATTTTATATTATGTAATTTATAATCCATTGCGTAAGAGAAAACCCAGATTAGAAGTGTATCAATTAAATAATGGTAATTATGAATTATTACCAGGGGAGATAATTTGGTTATCAGAATTAAATTTAGGAATAGGTAAAGAAATTGGAACCTATCAAGGTATTAAAAGAGAATGGTTATATTGGTATGATCAAGATGGAAAACGCTATTTAACCCCAGAAGAAAGGGCGTTACAAGCACAAGAAAGAACTAAAAAATTAGAAGAAAAACTGAGAAGTTTAGGGGTTGATCCTGATCAATTATAA
- a CDS encoding phosphotransacetylase family protein, with amino-acid sequence MAQSAKYLLVGSIEAYSGKSGTILGLAHQFQAKGLSFAYSKPLGTYSEDSQTEADVQFISEALSLPEERVRSPLISLEDKTVEKRLTGEDTTNYSQLLQQQLSDLAVDVAILEGAGTLWEGSLFGLSLGDMAQTLDAAILLVARYNSPLVVDSILKAKAELGSHLIGVLINDIPTEALEATRTLVKPYLESRGITVLGLLPSSRLLRSVSVREIAHQLNAQVLCRSDRLDLMVESLTIGAMNVNSALEYFRQGQNKAVVTGGDRTDLQLAALETSTSCLILTGHMAPQPLIISRAEDLEVPILSVDLDTLGTVEIVDQAFGKVRLQEKIKVSCIQELMGDAFEISQLMDKLGL; translated from the coding sequence GTGGCACAGTCAGCCAAATATTTATTAGTCGGGTCAATAGAAGCCTATAGTGGTAAATCAGGAACCATCCTAGGACTGGCCCATCAATTTCAAGCAAAAGGATTATCCTTTGCTTATAGTAAACCCCTCGGTACTTATTCGGAGGATAGCCAAACCGAAGCCGATGTACAGTTTATCTCTGAGGCTTTAAGTTTACCAGAGGAGCGAGTGCGATCGCCTCTTATCTCCCTAGAAGACAAAACCGTTGAAAAACGCCTGACGGGAGAAGATACAACAAATTATAGCCAATTATTACAGCAACAATTATCCGATCTTGCGGTTGATGTGGCGATTTTAGAAGGGGCAGGGACACTCTGGGAAGGCAGTTTATTTGGCCTATCCCTTGGGGATATGGCCCAAACCCTAGACGCGGCCATTTTGCTGGTGGCCCGCTATAATTCTCCCTTAGTCGTTGATAGTATCTTAAAAGCCAAGGCAGAATTAGGCTCTCATCTGATCGGGGTGTTAATTAATGATATTCCCACTGAAGCCCTAGAAGCCACTCGCACTTTGGTCAAACCCTATCTAGAGAGTCGGGGAATTACGGTTTTAGGGTTGTTGCCGTCGAGTCGTTTACTGCGGAGTGTCAGCGTCAGAGAAATTGCTCACCAATTAAACGCCCAGGTTTTATGCCGTAGCGATCGCCTAGACTTAATGGTAGAAAGTCTCACCATTGGGGCCATGAATGTTAATTCCGCCTTAGAATATTTCCGTCAAGGACAAAATAAGGCAGTTGTCACGGGAGGCGATCGCACAGATTTACAACTGGCTGCCCTAGAAACCTCTACCAGTTGTCTGATTCTGACGGGACACATGGCACCTCAACCATTAATCATCAGTCGGGCCGAAGATTTAGAAGTTCCCATTCTTTCAGTGGATCTTGATACCTTAGGCACTGTTGAAATTGTTGATCAAGCCTTTGGGAAAGTGCGACTGCAAGAAAAAATTAAGGTTAGCTGTATTCAGGAATTAATGGGAGATGCTTTTGAAATCTCTCAATTAATGGACAAATTAGGACTTTAG
- the ebsA gene encoding type IV pilus biogenesis protein EbsA, whose protein sequence is MTTIDQIPPAAKAEVMIYQPYYHKDKHKILPYAISLYSQGHLEGQRRIEGGQGIPFVASWYVSKLPSELTRCRMQFDGQAELSYEITILNAEFIDHLIEVLKTFQAANSVDFPQGFYRKLLHCEESAS, encoded by the coding sequence ATGACTACCATCGATCAAATTCCACCTGCGGCCAAAGCTGAGGTGATGATCTATCAACCTTACTATCACAAAGATAAACATAAAATTCTTCCCTATGCTATCTCTTTGTACTCCCAAGGTCATCTCGAAGGACAACGACGCATTGAAGGAGGCCAAGGTATCCCTTTTGTTGCTTCCTGGTATGTGTCTAAGCTACCCTCTGAATTAACCCGTTGTCGAATGCAGTTTGATGGACAAGCAGAATTAAGCTATGAAATCACCATTCTCAATGCAGAATTCATCGACCATCTGATTGAAGTCCTGAAAACTTTTCAAGCAGCCAACTCAGTAGATTTCCCTCAAGGATTCTATCGCAAGTTGCTACACTGTGAAGAATCAGCCTCGTGA
- the dusA gene encoding tRNA dihydrouridine(20/20a) synthase DusA — protein MNNNQNCQINPLSVAPMMDYTDRHFRYFMRQITHHTLLYTEMIVTAAIKHGDKAKLLNFSPEEKPLSLQLGGDNPQELAECAVIAEDWGYDEVNLNVGCPSDRVQSGNFGACLMANPELVAEAVEKMQQAVNIPVTIKHRIGIDEQDNYEDMAHFVRVVSEAGCQRFTVHARKAWLKGLSPKENRNIPPLRYEDVYRLKEEFTQLFIEINGGIINLEQVRDHLQFVDGVMIGRAAYDNPYLFATVDRDIYQQNVIPPTRHEVIERMFPYIDYWVSRGVKLHSISRHLLAIFAGVPGTKAWKRHISENACLSSADAQVIADALLKVPR, from the coding sequence ATGAACAACAATCAAAATTGCCAGATTAACCCTTTGAGTGTAGCACCGATGATGGACTACACTGATCGCCATTTTCGCTATTTTATGCGTCAAATTACCCATCATACTCTACTATACACGGAAATGATTGTCACCGCAGCAATAAAACATGGTGATAAAGCAAAACTTTTGAACTTTTCTCCTGAAGAAAAACCTTTATCTTTGCAGTTAGGAGGAGATAACCCTCAAGAGTTAGCAGAATGTGCAGTTATTGCAGAAGATTGGGGTTATGACGAAGTTAATTTGAATGTAGGTTGTCCTAGCGATCGCGTACAAAGTGGTAATTTTGGGGCCTGTTTAATGGCCAACCCTGAATTAGTGGCCGAAGCAGTTGAAAAAATGCAGCAAGCAGTTAATATTCCCGTTACAATTAAGCATAGAATTGGCATTGATGAGCAGGATAATTATGAAGATATGGCTCATTTTGTTCGGGTTGTTTCCGAAGCAGGATGTCAACGGTTTACGGTACACGCAAGAAAAGCTTGGTTAAAGGGTTTAAGTCCTAAAGAAAATCGCAATATTCCTCCCTTAAGATATGAGGATGTTTATCGTCTTAAAGAGGAGTTTACTCAGCTTTTTATTGAGATAAATGGGGGTATTATTAATCTTGAACAAGTGAGAGATCATTTACAGTTTGTAGATGGGGTTATGATTGGTAGAGCAGCTTATGATAACCCTTATTTATTTGCTACAGTAGATCGAGATATTTATCAGCAAAATGTCATACCTCCGACTCGTCATGAGGTTATAGAAAGGATGTTCCCTTATATTGATTATTGGGTGAGTCGTGGGGTCAAACTTCATAGTATTAGTCGTCATTTATTAGCTATTTTTGCAGGTGTTCCAGGGACAAAAGCATGGAAACGTCATATTAGTGAAAATGCTTGTTTATCTAGTGCAGATGCTCAAGTGATTGCTGATGCTTTGCTAAAAGTACCTCGTTAA
- the tilS gene encoding tRNA lysidine(34) synthetase TilS: MWTPLHARLHQTLKDRDLLPKNNHLLIAVSGGQDSLCLLKLLNDLQSKWSWKIAIAHCDHGWASDIGIADHVEELAQNWGISFYLKIASTMKETEAAAREWRYQALIEIAQENEFTEIVTGHTLSDRAETLLYNLIRGSGTTGLGALTWKRPLTDKINLVRPLLNVSRAETLAFCQQFQIPIWEDAVNANIDYARNRIRQQLLPYLKENFNPNIENNLSQTAEILKAESDYLETEAKNILLQVISPNKTQLNHLILRTVPLALQRRIMRQFLQQLGTQQPNFEQIEAMVNLIDAPRRSRTSSLPGNLIAEVQEEWIIIIQL; this comes from the coding sequence ATGTGGACACCACTTCATGCTAGACTTCATCAAACCCTAAAAGACAGGGATTTATTACCTAAAAATAATCATCTCTTAATTGCGGTTTCAGGAGGACAAGATTCTCTTTGTTTACTTAAACTTTTGAATGATTTACAATCAAAATGGTCTTGGAAAATAGCAATTGCTCACTGTGATCATGGGTGGGCCTCTGATATTGGAATTGCTGATCATGTAGAAGAATTAGCTCAAAATTGGGGGATATCTTTTTATTTGAAAATTGCCTCAACCATGAAAGAAACGGAAGCAGCAGCAAGAGAATGGCGATATCAAGCATTAATAGAAATTGCTCAAGAAAATGAGTTTACAGAAATTGTTACAGGACATACATTAAGCGATCGCGCTGAGACTTTACTCTATAATTTAATAAGAGGTTCGGGAACGACGGGACTTGGTGCCTTAACTTGGAAACGTCCTTTAACTGATAAAATCAATTTAGTTCGTCCTTTATTAAATGTTTCCCGTGCTGAAACTTTGGCCTTTTGTCAACAGTTTCAGATCCCAATTTGGGAAGATGCTGTTAATGCTAATATTGACTATGCTCGTAACCGTATTCGTCAGCAATTATTACCTTATTTAAAAGAAAATTTTAATCCTAATATTGAAAATAATTTATCTCAAACTGCCGAAATATTAAAAGCAGAATCTGATTATTTAGAAACGGAAGCAAAGAATATTTTACTTCAGGTAATTTCCCCTAACAAAACTCAATTAAATCATCTAATTTTACGCACAGTTCCCTTAGCTTTGCAACGGCGAATAATGCGCCAATTTTTGCAACAACTTGGCACTCAACAACCAAATTTTGAGCAAATAGAAGCTATGGTTAATTTGATTGATGCACCCAGGCGATCTCGGACTTCTTCTCTTCCTGGTAATCTTATTGCAGAAGTTCAAGAAGAATGGATTATTATTATACAATTATAG
- a CDS encoding alpha-D-glucose phosphate-specific phosphoglucomutase, with protein sequence MTIRTIATTPFDDQKPGTSGLRKAVPVFQKPHYLENFIQSIFDSLDGVEGSTLVVGGDGRYYNRPAIQIILKMAAANNIGRILVGCAGIFSTPAASTVIRKYNALGGIILSASHNPGGPDGDFGVKYNVSNGGPAPEKVTDAIYDRTKAITEYKILEAADINLDRPGSFKLGTMDVEVLDSVVPYVELMQTLFDFDKIKALLSSGKFRMCMDSLHAVTGPYAHALFEKHLGAPTGTVQNGTPLEDFGGGHPDPNLVYAHDLVEIMFGDDAPDFGAASDGDGDRNMILGRNFFVTPSDSLAVLTANATLVPGYKDGLVGVARSMPTSAAADRVAEKLGIDCYETPTGWKFFGNLLDAGKTTLCGEESFGTGSNHIREKDGLWAVLFWLNILAVKGESVEKIVRDHWQEYGRNFYSRHDYEEVESGPANELMKLLRSMVQDMTGKSYGGYKVAYADDFSYIDPVDGSISQKQGIRIGFTDGSRIIFRLSGTGTKGATLRVYVESYEPDASKHNVDTQVALSPLIQLAEEIAQIKKFTGRDQPTVIT encoded by the coding sequence ATGACAATTCGTACTATTGCGACAACGCCTTTTGACGATCAAAAACCAGGAACCTCTGGACTCCGTAAAGCTGTCCCTGTCTTCCAAAAGCCTCATTATTTAGAGAATTTTATTCAGTCTATCTTTGATAGTTTAGACGGTGTTGAGGGGTCAACCCTTGTAGTGGGAGGTGATGGCCGTTATTATAACCGCCCAGCCATTCAAATTATCCTCAAAATGGCAGCGGCCAACAATATTGGACGCATTTTAGTGGGATGTGCGGGCATTTTTTCGACCCCGGCTGCCTCTACTGTTATTCGCAAATATAACGCTTTGGGGGGCATTATTCTCTCCGCAAGTCATAACCCTGGTGGCCCTGATGGAGATTTTGGGGTTAAGTACAATGTGAGCAATGGTGGCCCTGCCCCAGAAAAGGTCACAGATGCCATTTATGACCGCACTAAAGCTATTACAGAATACAAAATACTCGAAGCGGCAGACATTAATCTTGATCGCCCTGGTTCCTTTAAATTAGGGACTATGGATGTGGAAGTTTTGGACTCTGTAGTTCCCTATGTGGAGTTAATGCAGACGTTATTTGATTTTGACAAAATTAAGGCTCTCCTGAGTTCTGGCAAGTTTAGAATGTGTATGGACTCTCTCCATGCTGTCACAGGCCCTTATGCTCATGCGTTGTTTGAGAAACATTTAGGGGCCCCCACAGGAACAGTACAAAACGGCACACCCTTAGAAGACTTTGGGGGAGGACATCCTGATCCTAACCTGGTTTATGCCCATGATCTTGTGGAAATCATGTTCGGAGATGATGCCCCAGATTTTGGGGCCGCTTCTGATGGAGACGGCGATCGCAATATGATCTTAGGGCGCAATTTCTTTGTTACCCCTAGCGATAGTCTGGCAGTCTTAACCGCTAATGCTACCCTAGTCCCTGGTTATAAGGATGGTTTAGTAGGGGTGGCCCGTTCTATGCCTACCAGTGCCGCAGCAGATCGCGTTGCTGAAAAATTAGGCATTGACTGTTATGAAACCCCGACGGGTTGGAAGTTCTTTGGCAATTTATTAGATGCGGGGAAAACCACCCTTTGTGGGGAGGAAAGTTTCGGGACAGGATCAAATCATATTCGAGAAAAAGATGGTCTGTGGGCAGTGCTTTTCTGGCTCAATATTTTAGCGGTTAAGGGTGAGTCGGTTGAAAAAATTGTGCGAGATCATTGGCAAGAATATGGACGCAATTTTTATTCTCGCCATGATTATGAAGAAGTGGAGTCCGGCCCCGCTAATGAATTAATGAAGCTTCTCAGATCTATGGTTCAAGATATGACAGGAAAGTCTTACGGTGGCTATAAAGTAGCTTATGCTGATGACTTTTCTTATATTGATCCGGTTGATGGCAGTATCAGTCAAAAACAAGGCATTCGGATCGGGTTTACCGATGGTTCTCGGATTATTTTCCGTTTATCAGGAACGGGAACTAAAGGGGCAACTTTACGGGTTTATGTCGAAAGCTATGAACCTGATGCCAGCAAGCATAATGTGGATACCCAAGTAGCTTTATCTCCATTAATTCAATTAGCGGAAGAAATTGCCCAAATTAAGAAGTTTACGGGACGGGATCAACCCACAGTAATCACTTAA
- a CDS encoding diguanylate cyclase: MTTQHQCPLCASPLWPHVRGGQMGWFCRHCEQEVPYSVDNNEIETVTAGQGHHPHYPQKGWVNQTMTGNSEQGVFNSPIQNPFTLRDLLHTAVTGISQFLQTDRVIIAQRMDSGGMTVVEEWRKRPWKTLQHAKLGQFLTFADLHTWEQGNIEVVGNVHQNSPKPASMMTFDSLFEVKAKVIVPILQNRATLTPFDPTYPKPNRRYPSTAQSLWGLLIVHQCSDFRQWTESEIGLLSLLATQIAISIQQDSFYQHLNTINQKLETIAFQDKLTQVANRHYFEQYFDEEWRRMAREKKPLSLILCDVDFFKPYNDTYGHPEGDSCLQEIANVLKYTLHRPGDLVARYGGEEFVVLLPNTEASGAVHLAEQIRTAVKGLKIPAASLNVSDYVTLSLGVSCVIPRLEMSTKLLLNQADQALYKAKDQGRDRIVLYHPKETFWTTSSDFMQPVVKLAEKNEPSSPTDLLKSYVAYFVSRGIKINSPTEGILPFDGLVYQYEGYHQDFLNVWHKFEQRSDYQQLSLQGDTYAFGNFLTGNYQVNECARCNLPLVTTTGNIYDLPSCTLCLEKPSSDQINKIDYRDNSSALLKVLVITKDSQNRQRLKLWLNKNQIDVQFLHEPKSISSLMLSESITAVIIDSDIDENTAKNWAKYLHQQPKLEGVPIIALSDQVGEGIPWVSRKLQVEDYLLTPLNGHNLADYLRYLSQVRPSCKSTEIYWFPR; this comes from the coding sequence ATGACAACGCAGCATCAATGTCCACTCTGTGCGTCCCCCCTATGGCCTCATGTTCGGGGAGGACAAATGGGGTGGTTTTGCCGCCACTGTGAACAAGAAGTTCCCTATAGTGTTGATAATAATGAAATAGAAACGGTAACAGCCGGGCAGGGACATCATCCCCATTACCCGCAAAAGGGATGGGTTAACCAAACGATGACAGGTAATTCCGAGCAAGGAGTTTTTAACTCACCGATACAAAATCCTTTCACTTTACGGGATTTGCTTCATACTGCTGTAACAGGAATTTCTCAATTTCTGCAAACAGATCGGGTCATCATTGCCCAACGGATGGACTCAGGAGGGATGACAGTGGTTGAAGAATGGCGAAAAAGACCTTGGAAAACCCTACAACACGCCAAACTTGGACAATTTCTGACCTTTGCCGATCTTCACACTTGGGAACAGGGAAATATAGAAGTGGTGGGGAATGTTCATCAAAACAGCCCTAAGCCAGCGAGTATGATGACTTTTGATAGCTTGTTTGAGGTCAAAGCTAAGGTAATTGTTCCCATTCTCCAAAATCGAGCCACCTTGACCCCTTTTGACCCTACTTACCCCAAACCAAACCGACGTTATCCTAGCACAGCCCAAAGCTTATGGGGGCTGCTGATCGTTCATCAATGTTCTGATTTCCGTCAGTGGACAGAGTCAGAAATTGGTTTATTATCTTTATTAGCAACTCAGATTGCCATTTCGATTCAACAGGATAGCTTTTATCAGCACCTCAATACTATTAATCAGAAATTAGAAACCATTGCTTTCCAAGACAAATTAACTCAAGTTGCCAATCGTCATTATTTTGAACAATATTTTGACGAAGAATGGCGACGCATGGCCAGGGAAAAAAAACCTTTGTCTTTGATTTTATGTGATGTGGACTTTTTTAAGCCCTATAACGATACTTATGGTCATCCAGAAGGCGATAGCTGTTTACAAGAAATTGCTAATGTCCTGAAATATACCTTACACCGTCCAGGGGATTTAGTTGCTCGTTATGGGGGTGAAGAATTTGTGGTCCTTTTACCCAATACCGAAGCATCTGGTGCGGTTCATCTGGCGGAGCAAATTCGGACCGCTGTCAAAGGATTAAAAATTCCGGCTGCTTCTCTTAATGTGAGTGATTATGTGACCTTAAGTTTGGGGGTAAGCTGTGTCATTCCTCGGCTAGAAATGTCTACTAAACTGTTATTAAATCAAGCAGATCAAGCTTTGTACAAAGCCAAAGATCAAGGACGTGATCGCATTGTTTTATATCATCCCAAAGAGACATTTTGGACTACCTCATCCGACTTTATGCAGCCTGTGGTAAAGCTTGCCGAAAAAAATGAGCCTTCTAGTCCGACAGATTTATTGAAAAGCTATGTCGCTTATTTTGTGAGTCGTGGCATCAAAATTAATAGTCCCACGGAAGGAATTTTGCCTTTTGATGGGTTAGTTTATCAATACGAGGGCTATCATCAAGACTTTTTAAATGTCTGGCATAAATTTGAGCAGCGATCTGATTATCAACAACTTTCTTTACAAGGAGATACCTACGCTTTTGGGAATTTTTTAACAGGAAACTATCAAGTTAATGAATGCGCTCGTTGTAATTTACCTCTAGTTACCACGACCGGGAATATTTATGATCTACCAAGTTGTACATTATGCTTAGAAAAGCCTAGTTCAGATCAGATTAACAAGATAGATTATCGGGATAATTCTTCTGCACTTTTAAAGGTTTTAGTAATTACAAAAGATAGTCAAAACCGGCAAAGGTTAAAGTTATGGTTGAATAAGAATCAAATAGATGTCCAGTTTCTTCATGAACCAAAATCTATTTCTTCCCTGATGCTTTCTGAGTCAATAACTGCTGTAATTATTGATAGTGATATTGATGAAAATACAGCTAAAAATTGGGCTAAATATCTTCATCAACAGCCCAAATTAGAAGGGGTTCCGATTATTGCTTTGAGCGATCAAGTAGGTGAAGGAATACCTTGGGTAAGTCGTAAGCTACAAGTAGAAGATTATCTGTTAACGCCTTTAAATGGGCATAATTTAGCTGATTATTTACGTTATTTATCTCAGGTGCGTCCTTCCTGCAAGTCAACGGAGATTTATTGGTTTCCCCGTTAG
- a CDS encoding type II toxin-antitoxin system RelE family toxin: protein MKTEFRKSFEKDLAKLRNISLVHKIRQIIEDVENTDRLELLTNIKKLKHKGNYYRIRVEDYRIGISFQDNTVTFVRVLHRREMYRHFP from the coding sequence ATGAAAACTGAATTTAGGAAAAGTTTTGAAAAAGACTTAGCCAAGTTACGGAATATCAGCTTAGTACATAAAATCAGACAAATCATTGAAGATGTTGAGAATACAGATAGACTCGAACTATTGACAAATATCAAAAAACTCAAACACAAGGGAAATTATTATCGGATTCGAGTAGAAGATTACCGCATTGGTATTTCTTTTCAAGATAATACTGTTACTTTTGTAAGAGTTTTGCATAGAAGAGAAATGTATAGACACTTCCCCTAG
- a CDS encoding pentapeptide repeat-containing protein, with product MNISNLLRLYEKGIRDFPQIDLRGVDLSRVMLISVDLTAANLMGINLSRGFLTKSNLSHASLNWADLTYAKMSQAQLIETDLTKANLSGAFMVKSSLVRAKLSGADLSHTNLRSADLSYANCCGANLQRINLREANLKGVNFNWANLKEARLSSANLQEVSFFGADLSRSFLKDVDLSHADLEWVNLSEARLGNSNLEKANLKGANLQGARLRYANLRNANLSGANLADANLEGADLTGAILEKANLQNTNFSQTNGMTTYLETKAEKSPLVTSSIENSQDYETSFSLFQPGFAL from the coding sequence ATGAATATTAGCAATCTACTCCGACTCTATGAAAAAGGCATTCGAGATTTCCCTCAAATTGATCTTAGAGGGGTCGATTTGTCAAGGGTAATGCTGATCTCCGTAGATTTAACCGCAGCCAACTTAATGGGAATTAATCTCAGTCGCGGGTTTTTAACCAAATCTAATTTAAGCCATGCTAGTTTAAACTGGGCTGATTTAACCTACGCAAAAATGAGTCAAGCACAACTGATTGAAACCGATCTCACCAAAGCCAATTTGAGTGGGGCATTTATGGTTAAATCATCCTTAGTAAGAGCCAAATTAAGTGGGGCAGATTTATCCCATACCAATCTCCGATCTGCTGATTTATCCTATGCCAATTGTTGTGGGGCAAATCTTCAGCGCATTAACCTCCGAGAAGCCAATTTAAAAGGGGTTAATTTTAATTGGGCTAATCTTAAGGAAGCTCGTTTAAGCTCAGCAAATTTACAAGAAGTTTCCTTTTTTGGGGCAGATTTAAGTCGTAGTTTTCTCAAAGATGTAGATTTAAGTCATGCTGATTTAGAATGGGTAAATTTAAGTGAAGCACGATTAGGAAATAGTAATTTAGAGAAGGCAAATTTAAAAGGGGCCAATCTTCAAGGGGCCCGGTTACGTTATGCTAATTTGCGAAATGCTAATCTATCGGGCGCAAATTTAGCTGATGCGAATTTAGAAGGGGCAGATTTGACGGGGGCAATCTTAGAAAAAGCTAATTTACAGAATACAAATTTTAGTCAAACCAATGGAATGACAACTTATTTAGAAACCAAGGCAGAAAAATCCCCTTTAGTTACCTCAAGTATTGAAAATTCCCAGGATTATGAGACTTCTTTTTCATTGTTCCAGCCAGGATTTGCCCTTTAA
- a CDS encoding DUF2442 domain-containing protein, translated as MNTVVNVIEPRLLNVQITEDEIIGDGQGIHWPDIDEDISVSGMLTGSPARRPHKKTTVAA; from the coding sequence ATGAACACTGTAGTTAATGTCATAGAACCACGCTTATTAAACGTTCAAATTACCGAAGATGAAATTATTGGTGATGGACAAGGGATACATTGGCCTGATATAGATGAGGATATTAGTGTCTCAGGAATGTTAACAGGTTCGCCAGCACGTCGTCCCCATAAGAAAACAACTGTAGCTGCTTAA
- a CDS encoding SGNH/GDSL hydrolase family protein yields the protein MPQLKQIGINLLVGLGGIIFALVIGEIGLRIVGISYPSFYQADANRGHALIPGISGWWTHEGKGWVSVNKQGLRDKDYTLEKPQNTFRIAVLGDSFAEAIQVNADKTFWSLIENKLPQCQAFKGQKIEVINFGVGDYGTAQELMTLKNNVVKYSPDLVILAVFTGNDIINNSKVLSPPDRFSPFLVKQDGKYVLDTSFKETETYQWRNSWPRRLIFSIVNHSRILQVINEARVAMKNQRSILGNEGKPENKDVVNYLDFTPELYGNSNKDWQDAWDITEKLITLIRDETKVLNSDFLVVTLSNPAQVYPDLSLRENYFNQEKITNEFYPDERIANLGKKEQFEVLTLAPLLQAYADQNKQFLHGFDNTVMGSGHWNELGHQLAGELIADKVCSQQ from the coding sequence ATGCCGCAACTTAAACAAATTGGAATTAATTTACTGGTTGGATTAGGTGGGATTATCTTTGCCTTAGTAATTGGGGAAATTGGGTTAAGAATTGTCGGTATTTCTTATCCAAGTTTTTATCAAGCGGATGCAAATCGAGGCCATGCTTTAATCCCAGGAATATCAGGATGGTGGACTCATGAAGGAAAAGGATGGGTTTCAGTTAATAAACAGGGATTACGAGACAAAGATTATACTTTAGAAAAACCACAAAATACGTTTAGAATTGCTGTTTTAGGAGATTCTTTTGCGGAAGCAATTCAAGTTAATGCTGACAAAACTTTTTGGTCATTGATTGAAAATAAATTGCCTCAATGTCAAGCATTTAAGGGACAAAAAATTGAGGTAATTAATTTTGGAGTGGGTGACTATGGTACTGCACAAGAATTAATGACACTGAAAAATAATGTAGTGAAATATTCCCCTGATTTAGTTATTTTAGCTGTGTTTACGGGTAATGATATTATTAATAATTCAAAAGTTTTAAGTCCACCGGATCGCTTTAGTCCCTTTTTAGTTAAACAAGACGGAAAATATGTTCTTGATACATCTTTTAAGGAGACAGAAACCTATCAATGGCGTAATAGTTGGCCGAGAAGATTAATTTTTTCCATTGTTAATCATTCTCGAATTCTTCAGGTAATTAATGAAGCAAGAGTTGCCATGAAAAATCAGCGTAGTATCTTAGGAAATGAGGGAAAACCTGAGAATAAAGATGTTGTGAACTATCTTGATTTTACCCCTGAACTTTATGGTAATTCTAATAAAGATTGGCAAGATGCTTGGGACATTACTGAAAAACTAATTACTTTAATTCGAGATGAAACAAAAGTCCTCAATTCTGATTTTTTAGTAGTAACATTAAGTAACCCGGCTCAAGTTTATCCTGATCTTTCTTTGCGAGAAAACTATTTTAATCAAGAAAAGATTACTAATGAATTTTATCCTGATGAACGCATTGCTAACTTGGGTAAAAAAGAACAATTTGAAGTGTTAACATTAGCCCCATTATTACAAGCTTATGCTGATCAAAATAAACAGTTTTTACATGGATTTGATAATACAGTAATGGGTAGTGGACATTGGAACGAATTAGGACATCAATTAGCAGGTGAATTGATTGCTGATAAGGTTTGTTCTCAACAATAA